In one Carettochelys insculpta isolate YL-2023 chromosome 6, ASM3395843v1, whole genome shotgun sequence genomic region, the following are encoded:
- the LOC142014969 gene encoding olfactory receptor 5W2-like, translating to MILLTSVISPLKEMEEGNHSVVTEFILSGLTDRPELQAPLFGVFLLIYIITLLGNGGMVLLITIDPRLHTPMYFFLRHLSFCDLCYSTLIAPKMLVNFLAERKSISYAACTVQMYFCIFLQDIECLLLAVMAYDRYAAICNPLLYTVTMSRQLCNHLVVGVYGVGLVDASINAYFTFRISFCNSNIINHFFCDIPPLLALSCSDTHTNEIVLFAFACFVIVSSVVTVVLSYICIISTILKIRSSKGRQKAFSTCTCHLTAVVMFHGTLLFMYLRPTSSYSMETDKIVSVFYTLVIPMLNPLVYSLRNREVKDALKKTINKLLTNS from the exons atgattttattgacatctgtcatatcccccctta AGGAGATGGAAGAGGGAAATCACTCGGTGGTGACTGAATTCATTCTCTCGGGACTGACAGATCGTCCGGAGCTGCAGGCTCCCTTGTTTGGGGTATTTCTGCTGATTTATATTATCACCCTGCTGGGCAATGGGGGGATGGTCTTGTTAATCACTATTGACCCCcgactccacacccccatgtattttttCCTCAGGCATTTGTCTTTCTGTGATCTCTGCTATTCCACATTGATAGCTCCTAAAATGCTGGTGAATTTCTTAGCTGAGAGGAAAAGCATTTCTTACGCAGCCTGCACTGTGCAAATGTATTTCTGTATCTTTTTACAAGATATTGAGTGCCTCTTGCTGGCTGTGATGGCGTATGATCGTTATGCAGCCATCTGTAACCCACTGCTGTACACTGTAACCATGTCCAGGCAGCTTTGTAACCATCTTGTGGTTGGGGTGTATGGTGTGGGGCTGGTGGATGCATCGATAAATGCATATTTTACATTTCGGATATCATTTTGCAACTCAAACATCATTAATCATTTCTTCTGTGATATTCCCCCTCTGCTGGCTCTCTCCTGCTCTGACACACACACCAATGAGATTGTATTGTTTGCCTTTGCATGTTTCGTTATAGTGAGCAGTGTTGTGACTGTTGTCCTGTCCTACATCTGTATCATTTCCACCATCCTGAAGATCCGCTCCTCCAAAGGTCGGCagaaagccttctccacctgcactTGTCACTTGACCGCGGTGGTCATGTTTCATGGCACTCTCCTTTTTATGTATTTGCGACCCACATCCAGCTATTCCATGGAGACGGACAAAATAGTATCAGTATTTTACACACTGGTGATCCCCATGTTGAACCCCCTCGTCTACAGCCTGAGGAATAGGGAGGTGAAGGATGCCCTGAAGAAAACAATTAATAAACTCCTAACCAACTCTTGA